In one Serinus canaria isolate serCan28SL12 chromosome 2, serCan2020, whole genome shotgun sequence genomic region, the following are encoded:
- the LOC127059238 gene encoding zinc finger protein 154-like isoform X2, protein MQRGVTPEVTFEEVAVRFSPEEWAQLAPWQRALHREVMCDNYELVASLDPNSKFPRMKEESHGGVPCDGGLSGDSDSTDTTDSCAWSGSDSKDDAGGRWESGSGVARSGDTERGGRARALPRPVPAPSGLRGSRGPSGGAEAPPGGPYLCVTCGKSFRHRRSLLAHKKLRRGNRARHGCGECGRSFCLRGDLLRHRESHRARPPRCPGAAGPGEERPFVCQRCGSSFSWRESLELHLQEHRDHPCPECGRVFPHRGSLVLHRRVHSGQRPFCCARCGRAFASPANLSSHRRSRRLCRPRSLGPRGDSDRDREPCRDSDKDRDMDRDPCRDRDRDGDRDRDLCRDSDKDRDMDRDPSRDRERERDSCGNRDSNRDRDPGRDRYRERDLHRDPCGARKRDPRGDRDRDPREDRELLRDRDPCGDRDKDPRGHGDSLRDRDGNGGGDGDRDPRGHGDLLSDRDRDGDSRREGDSLRDRELRGDGDLLRDRHGDLRGDGDSLGDRDRDRDREPCGDGDPLRDRDLFSERHPRRDGAMLGDRDPLEPRDVLRAGDPLGDRELPAGDQR, encoded by the exons ATGCAGCGG ggggTGACCCCCGAAGTGACATTCGAGGAGGTGGCCGTGCGTTTCTCCCCCGAAGAGTGGGCGCAGCTGGCGCCCTGGCAGCGGGCGCTGCACCGAGAGGTCATGTGCGACAACTACGAGCTGGTGGCCAGCCTGG ACCCCAACTCCAAGTTCCCCCGCATGAAGGAGGAGTCACACGGGGGGGTTCCCTGCGATGGGGGGCTCAGCGGAGATAGCGACAGCACCGACACCACCGACAGCT gtgCCTGGAGCGGTTCTGACAGCAAGGATGACGCCGGGGGACGCTGGGAATCGGGGTCCGGTGTCGCCCGCTCCGGTGACACCGAGCGGGGGGGCCGTGCCCGGGCCCTGCCCCGGCCGGTGCCGGCGCCGTCGGGGCTCCGCGGCAGCCGCGGGCCGAGCGGCGGGGCCGAGGCGCCCCCGGGCGGGCCCTACCTGTGCGTCACCTGCGGCAAATCCTTCCGGCACCGCCGCAGCCTCCTGGCGCACAAGAAGCTGCGCCGGGGGAACCGGGCCCGGCACGGCTGCGGCGAGTGCGGCCGCAGCTTCTGCCTGCGCGGGGACCTGCTGCGGCACCGCGAGTCGCACCGGGCGCGGCCCCCGCGCTGcccgggcgcggcggggccgggcgaGGAGCGGCCCTTCGTGTGCCAGCGCTGCGGGAGCAGCTTCAGCTGGAgggagagcctggagctgcacctgCAGGAGCACCGCGACCACCCGTGCCCCGAGTGCGGCCGCGTGTTCCCGCACCGCGGGAGCCTCGTGCTGCACCGCCGGGTGCACTCGGGCCAGCGGCCCTTCTGCTGCGCCCGCTGCGGCCGCGCCTTCGCCTCGCCCGCCAACCTCAGCTCCCACCGCCGGTCCCGCCGGCTCTGCCGGCCCCGCAGCCTCGGGCCCCGCGGGGACAgcgacagggacagggagccctgcagggacagcgACAAGGACCGGGACATGGATAGGgacccctgcagggacagggatagggacggcgacagggacagggacctctgcagggacagcgACAAGGACCGGGACATGGATAGGGACCCCTCtagggacagggagagggagagggactcCTGCGGAAACAGGGACAgcaacagggacagggaccccgGTAGGGACAGGTACAGGGAGAGGGACCTGCATAGGGACCCCTGTGGGGCCAGGAAAAGGGACCCCCGtggagacagggacagggacccccgcgaggacagggagctgctcagggataGGGACCcctgcggggacagggacaaggaccCCCGCGGGCACGGGGACTCgctcagggacagggatgggaatgggggtggAGATGGGGATAGGGACCCCCGTGGGCATGGGGACCTGCTCAGCGatagggacagggatggagactcccGCAGGGAGGGGGACTcactcagggacagggagctccGTGGGGACGGGGAcctgctcagggacaggcaTGGCGACCTCCGTGGGGATGGAGACTCACTCGGGGACAGGGATAGGGACAGGGATAGGGAGCCCTGTGGGGACGGGGACCCGCTCAGAGACAGGGACCTGTTTAGTGAGAGGCACCCCCGCAGGGATGGGGCCAtgcttggggacagggaccccctggagcccagggacgtgctcagggctggggacccCCTCGGGGACAGGGAGCTGCCGGCGGGTGACCAGCGGTAG
- the LOC127059238 gene encoding zinc finger protein 154-like isoform X1 encodes MQRGVTPEVTFEEVAVRFSPEEWAQLAPWQRALHREVMCDNYELVASLDPNSKFPRMKEESHGGVPCDGGLSGDSDSTDTTDSSGAWSGSDSKDDAGGRWESGSGVARSGDTERGGRARALPRPVPAPSGLRGSRGPSGGAEAPPGGPYLCVTCGKSFRHRRSLLAHKKLRRGNRARHGCGECGRSFCLRGDLLRHRESHRARPPRCPGAAGPGEERPFVCQRCGSSFSWRESLELHLQEHRDHPCPECGRVFPHRGSLVLHRRVHSGQRPFCCARCGRAFASPANLSSHRRSRRLCRPRSLGPRGDSDRDREPCRDSDKDRDMDRDPCRDRDRDGDRDRDLCRDSDKDRDMDRDPSRDRERERDSCGNRDSNRDRDPGRDRYRERDLHRDPCGARKRDPRGDRDRDPREDRELLRDRDPCGDRDKDPRGHGDSLRDRDGNGGGDGDRDPRGHGDLLSDRDRDGDSRREGDSLRDRELRGDGDLLRDRHGDLRGDGDSLGDRDRDRDREPCGDGDPLRDRDLFSERHPRRDGAMLGDRDPLEPRDVLRAGDPLGDRELPAGDQR; translated from the exons ATGCAGCGG ggggTGACCCCCGAAGTGACATTCGAGGAGGTGGCCGTGCGTTTCTCCCCCGAAGAGTGGGCGCAGCTGGCGCCCTGGCAGCGGGCGCTGCACCGAGAGGTCATGTGCGACAACTACGAGCTGGTGGCCAGCCTGG ACCCCAACTCCAAGTTCCCCCGCATGAAGGAGGAGTCACACGGGGGGGTTCCCTGCGATGGGGGGCTCAGCGGAGATAGCGACAGCACCGACACCACCGACAGCT caggtgCCTGGAGCGGTTCTGACAGCAAGGATGACGCCGGGGGACGCTGGGAATCGGGGTCCGGTGTCGCCCGCTCCGGTGACACCGAGCGGGGGGGCCGTGCCCGGGCCCTGCCCCGGCCGGTGCCGGCGCCGTCGGGGCTCCGCGGCAGCCGCGGGCCGAGCGGCGGGGCCGAGGCGCCCCCGGGCGGGCCCTACCTGTGCGTCACCTGCGGCAAATCCTTCCGGCACCGCCGCAGCCTCCTGGCGCACAAGAAGCTGCGCCGGGGGAACCGGGCCCGGCACGGCTGCGGCGAGTGCGGCCGCAGCTTCTGCCTGCGCGGGGACCTGCTGCGGCACCGCGAGTCGCACCGGGCGCGGCCCCCGCGCTGcccgggcgcggcggggccgggcgaGGAGCGGCCCTTCGTGTGCCAGCGCTGCGGGAGCAGCTTCAGCTGGAgggagagcctggagctgcacctgCAGGAGCACCGCGACCACCCGTGCCCCGAGTGCGGCCGCGTGTTCCCGCACCGCGGGAGCCTCGTGCTGCACCGCCGGGTGCACTCGGGCCAGCGGCCCTTCTGCTGCGCCCGCTGCGGCCGCGCCTTCGCCTCGCCCGCCAACCTCAGCTCCCACCGCCGGTCCCGCCGGCTCTGCCGGCCCCGCAGCCTCGGGCCCCGCGGGGACAgcgacagggacagggagccctgcagggacagcgACAAGGACCGGGACATGGATAGGgacccctgcagggacagggatagggacggcgacagggacagggacctctgcagggacagcgACAAGGACCGGGACATGGATAGGGACCCCTCtagggacagggagagggagagggactcCTGCGGAAACAGGGACAgcaacagggacagggaccccgGTAGGGACAGGTACAGGGAGAGGGACCTGCATAGGGACCCCTGTGGGGCCAGGAAAAGGGACCCCCGtggagacagggacagggacccccgcgaggacagggagctgctcagggataGGGACCcctgcggggacagggacaaggaccCCCGCGGGCACGGGGACTCgctcagggacagggatgggaatgggggtggAGATGGGGATAGGGACCCCCGTGGGCATGGGGACCTGCTCAGCGatagggacagggatggagactcccGCAGGGAGGGGGACTcactcagggacagggagctccGTGGGGACGGGGAcctgctcagggacaggcaTGGCGACCTCCGTGGGGATGGAGACTCACTCGGGGACAGGGATAGGGACAGGGATAGGGAGCCCTGTGGGGACGGGGACCCGCTCAGAGACAGGGACCTGTTTAGTGAGAGGCACCCCCGCAGGGATGGGGCCAtgcttggggacagggaccccctggagcccagggacgtgctcagggctggggacccCCTCGGGGACAGGGAGCTGCCGGCGGGTGACCAGCGGTAG
- the LOC127059238 gene encoding zinc finger protein 316-like isoform X3, with amino-acid sequence MKEESHGGVPCDGGLSGDSDSTDTTDSSGAWSGSDSKDDAGGRWESGSGVARSGDTERGGRARALPRPVPAPSGLRGSRGPSGGAEAPPGGPYLCVTCGKSFRHRRSLLAHKKLRRGNRARHGCGECGRSFCLRGDLLRHRESHRARPPRCPGAAGPGEERPFVCQRCGSSFSWRESLELHLQEHRDHPCPECGRVFPHRGSLVLHRRVHSGQRPFCCARCGRAFASPANLSSHRRSRRLCRPRSLGPRGDSDRDREPCRDSDKDRDMDRDPCRDRDRDGDRDRDLCRDSDKDRDMDRDPSRDRERERDSCGNRDSNRDRDPGRDRYRERDLHRDPCGARKRDPRGDRDRDPREDRELLRDRDPCGDRDKDPRGHGDSLRDRDGNGGGDGDRDPRGHGDLLSDRDRDGDSRREGDSLRDRELRGDGDLLRDRHGDLRGDGDSLGDRDRDRDREPCGDGDPLRDRDLFSERHPRRDGAMLGDRDPLEPRDVLRAGDPLGDRELPAGDQR; translated from the exons ATGAAGGAGGAGTCACACGGGGGGGTTCCCTGCGATGGGGGGCTCAGCGGAGATAGCGACAGCACCGACACCACCGACAGCT caggtgCCTGGAGCGGTTCTGACAGCAAGGATGACGCCGGGGGACGCTGGGAATCGGGGTCCGGTGTCGCCCGCTCCGGTGACACCGAGCGGGGGGGCCGTGCCCGGGCCCTGCCCCGGCCGGTGCCGGCGCCGTCGGGGCTCCGCGGCAGCCGCGGGCCGAGCGGCGGGGCCGAGGCGCCCCCGGGCGGGCCCTACCTGTGCGTCACCTGCGGCAAATCCTTCCGGCACCGCCGCAGCCTCCTGGCGCACAAGAAGCTGCGCCGGGGGAACCGGGCCCGGCACGGCTGCGGCGAGTGCGGCCGCAGCTTCTGCCTGCGCGGGGACCTGCTGCGGCACCGCGAGTCGCACCGGGCGCGGCCCCCGCGCTGcccgggcgcggcggggccgggcgaGGAGCGGCCCTTCGTGTGCCAGCGCTGCGGGAGCAGCTTCAGCTGGAgggagagcctggagctgcacctgCAGGAGCACCGCGACCACCCGTGCCCCGAGTGCGGCCGCGTGTTCCCGCACCGCGGGAGCCTCGTGCTGCACCGCCGGGTGCACTCGGGCCAGCGGCCCTTCTGCTGCGCCCGCTGCGGCCGCGCCTTCGCCTCGCCCGCCAACCTCAGCTCCCACCGCCGGTCCCGCCGGCTCTGCCGGCCCCGCAGCCTCGGGCCCCGCGGGGACAgcgacagggacagggagccctgcagggacagcgACAAGGACCGGGACATGGATAGGgacccctgcagggacagggatagggacggcgacagggacagggacctctgcagggacagcgACAAGGACCGGGACATGGATAGGGACCCCTCtagggacagggagagggagagggactcCTGCGGAAACAGGGACAgcaacagggacagggaccccgGTAGGGACAGGTACAGGGAGAGGGACCTGCATAGGGACCCCTGTGGGGCCAGGAAAAGGGACCCCCGtggagacagggacagggacccccgcgaggacagggagctgctcagggataGGGACCcctgcggggacagggacaaggaccCCCGCGGGCACGGGGACTCgctcagggacagggatgggaatgggggtggAGATGGGGATAGGGACCCCCGTGGGCATGGGGACCTGCTCAGCGatagggacagggatggagactcccGCAGGGAGGGGGACTcactcagggacagggagctccGTGGGGACGGGGAcctgctcagggacaggcaTGGCGACCTCCGTGGGGATGGAGACTCACTCGGGGACAGGGATAGGGACAGGGATAGGGAGCCCTGTGGGGACGGGGACCCGCTCAGAGACAGGGACCTGTTTAGTGAGAGGCACCCCCGCAGGGATGGGGCCAtgcttggggacagggaccccctggagcccagggacgtgctcagggctggggacccCCTCGGGGACAGGGAGCTGCCGGCGGGTGACCAGCGGTAG